Proteins encoded by one window of Arabidopsis thaliana chromosome 2, partial sequence:
- the BOP2 gene encoding Ankyrin repeat family protein / BTB/POZ domain-containing protein (BLADE ON PETIOLE2 (BOP2); CONTAINS InterPro DOMAIN/s: BTB/POZ (InterPro:IPR013069), BTB/POZ fold (InterPro:IPR011333), Ankyrin repeat-containing domain (InterPro:IPR020683), BTB/POZ-like (InterPro:IPR000210), Ankyrin repeat (InterPro:IPR002110); BEST Arabidopsis thaliana protein match is: Ankyrin repeat family protein / BTB/POZ domain-containing protein (TAIR:AT3G57130.1); Has 6067 Blast hits to 4933 proteins in 392 species: Archae - 26; Bacteria - 465; Metazoa - 2734; Fungi - 296; Plants - 944; Viruses - 70; Other Eukaryotes - 1532 (source: NCBI BLink).), with product MSNLEESLRSLSLDFLNLLINGQAFSDVTFSVEGRLVHAHRCILAARSLFFRKFFCGTDSPQPVTGIDPTQHGSVPASPTRGSTAPAGIIPVNSVGYEVFLLLLQFLYSGQVSIVPQKHEPRPNCGERGCWHTHCSAAVDLALDTLAASRYFGVEQLALLTQKQLASMVEKASIEDVMKVLIASRKQDMHQLWTTCSHLVAKSGLPPEILAKHLPIDVVTKIEELRLKSSIARRSLMPHNHHHDLSVAQDLEDQKIRRMRRALDSSDVELVKLMVMGEGLNLDESLALHYAVESCSREVVKALLELGAADVNYPAGPAGKTPLHIAAEMVSPDMVAVLLDHHADPNVRTVGGITPLDILRTLTSDFLFKGAVPGLTHIEPNKLRLCLELVQSAAMVISREEGNNSNNQNNDNNTGIYPHMNEEHNSGSSGGSNNNLDSRLVYLNLGAGTGQMGPGRDQGDDHNSQREGMSRHHHHHQDPSTMYHHHHQHHF from the exons atgAGCAATCTTGAAGAATCTTTGAGATCTCTATCGTTGGATTTCCTGAACCTACTAATCAACGGTCAAGCTTTCTCCGACGTGACTTTCAGCGTTGAAGGTCGTTTAGTCCACGCTCACCGTTGTATCCTCGCCGCACGGAGTCTTTTCTTCCGCAAATTCTTTTGTGGGACAGACTCACCACAACCTGTCACAGGTATAGACCCGACCCAACATGGGTCCGTACCCGCTAGCCCAACAAGAGGCTCCACGGCCCCAGCTGGAATTATACCAGTGAACTCAGTCGGTTATGAGGTTTTTCTGTTGCTACTTCAGTTTCTTTATAGCGGACAAGTCTCCATCGTGCCGCAGAAACACGAGCCTAGACCTAATTGTGGCGAGAGAGGATGTTGGCACACTCATTGCTCAGCCGCCGTTGATCTTGCTCTTGATACTCTCGCCGCCTCTCGTTACTTCGGCGTCGAGCAGCTCGCATTGCTCACCCag AAACAATTGGCAAGCATGGTGGAGAAAGCCTCTATCGAAGATGTGATGAAAGTTTTAATAGCATCAAGAAAGCAAGACATGCATCAATTATGGACCACCTGCTCTCACTTAGTTGCTAAATCAGGTCTCCCACCAGAGATTCTTGCCAAGCATCTCCCTATTGACGTCGTCACCAAAATAGAAGAGCTTCGTCTTAAATCTTCTATAGCTCGCCGTTCTCTAATGCCTCACAACCACCACCATGATCTCAGCGTGGCTCAAGACCTAGAAGATCAAAAGATTAGAAGGATGAGACGAGCTTTGGATTCATCAGACGTGGAACTAGTGAAGCTGATGGTAATGGGAGAAGGACTCAATCTTGATGAGTCGTTAGCATTGCATTACGCTGTTGAAAGCTGTAGTAGAGAAGTTGTGAAGGCTTTGCTTGAGCTTGGAGCTGCCGATGTGAATTATCCGGCGGGTCCGGCAGGGAAAACACCTTTGCACATCGCGGCTGAGATGGTCTCTCCAGACATGGTGGCTGTTCTGTTAGACCACCATGCTGATCCTAATGTGAGGACAGTTGGTGGAATCACGCCTCTTGATATCCTTAGAACATTAACTTCGGATTTCTTGTTCAAGGGGGCAGTTCCTGGATTGACTCACATTGAACCGAATAAACTTAGGCTTTGCCTCGAGCTTGTTCAATCCGCTGCAATGGTGATATCTcgagaagaaggaaacaatagcaacaaccaaaacaatgaTAACAATACCGGGATTTACCCTCATATGAATGAGGAGCACAATAGTGGAAGCAGTGGAGGGAGCAATAACAATTTGGATTCAAGATTGGTTTATCTCAATCTTGGAGCAGGTACGGGTCAGATGGGTCCAGGTCGAGATCAAGGGGATGACCATAACAGTCAGAGGGAAGGTATGAGTcggcatcatcatcatcatcaagaccCATCTACAATgtatcatcaccatcatcaacatcactTCTAG
- a CDS encoding S-adenosyl-L-methionine-dependent methyltransferases superfamily protein (S-adenosyl-L-methionine-dependent methyltransferases superfamily protein; FUNCTIONS IN: methyltransferase activity; INVOLVED IN: response to cadmium ion; LOCATED IN: mitochondrion; EXPRESSED IN: 12 plant structures; EXPRESSED DURING: LP.04 four leaves visible, 4 anthesis, petal differentiation and expansion stage; CONTAINS InterPro DOMAIN/s: Methyltransferase type 11 (InterPro:IPR013216); BEST Arabidopsis thaliana protein match is: S-adenosyl-L-methionine-dependent methyltransferases superfamily protein (TAIR:AT3G61210.1); Has 1429 Blast hits to 1424 proteins in 497 species: Archae - 6; Bacteria - 922; Metazoa - 80; Fungi - 179; Plants - 160; Viruses - 0; Other Eukaryotes - 82 (source: NCBI BLink).), translating to MAKLFIKQAEQYAAARPSYPTKLFEYIASKTPCHDLAWDVGAGSGQASRSLAGIYKNVIATDTSSKQLEFAAKLPNVRYEITPPTMSSSEIEKLVAPESSVDLVTVAQALHWFDLTNFYSNVKHVLKKPNGVIAAWCYTNPEVNDAVDKVFQRFYDEKLGPHWDLARRLVEDGYRGIEFPFEKVDNDESTESQSFPVRFVTEKEMVFEEYMTYLRSSSAYQTAKEKGLELLTAEMEGEFAGSWKEDGKEKKVVRYPIYLLIGRVAEERV from the exons atggcGAAATTATTCATCAAGCAAGCAGAGCAATATGCAGCAGCCCGACCCAGTTACCCCACCAAACTCTTCGAATATATCGCATCGAAAACACCGTGCCACGACCTTGCCTGGGACGTTGGCGCCGGAAGCGGCCAAGCCTCACGATCG CTAGCCGGAATCTACAAGAACGTGATTGCTACAGACACGAGCTCAAAGCAACTTGAATTTGCTGCAAAGCTTCCCAACGTCCGTTACGAGATCACTCCACCGACGATGTCTTCATCGGAGATCGAGAAGCTAGTAGCACCTGAATCATCAGTTGATTTAGTCACCGTCGCTCAAGCCCTTCATTGGTTCGACCTCACGAACTTTTACAGCAACGTGAAACACGTGCTCAAGAAACCCAACGGAGTAATCGCCGCCTGGTGCTACACCAATCCGGAAGTTAACGACGCCGTGGACAAGGTCTTTCAACGGTTTTACGATGAGAAACTTGGTCCTCATTGGGATCTAGCGCGACGGCTTGTGGAGGATGGGTACAGAGGAATTGAGTTTCCGTTCGAGAAAGTGGATAATGATGAGTCAACGGAAAGTCAAAGTTTTCCGGTGAGGTTTGTAACGGAGAAAGAAATGGTGTTTGAAGAGTATATGACGTATCTGAGGTCATCTTCGGCGTATCAGACGGCTAAGGAGAAAGGTTTAGAGCTTTTGACGGCTGAGATGGAAGGAGAGTTTGCTGGTTCGTGGAAAGAAGAtgggaaagagaagaaagttgttAGGTATCCGATTTATCTGTTGATCGGAAGAGTTGCAGAAGAACGTGTATAA
- a CDS encoding Pollen Ole e 1 allergen and extensin family protein (Pollen Ole e 1 allergen and extensin family protein; FUNCTIONS IN: molecular_function unknown; INVOLVED IN: biological_process unknown; LOCATED IN: endomembrane system; CONTAINS InterPro DOMAIN/s: Pollen Ole e 1 allergen/extensin (InterPro:IPR006041); BEST Arabidopsis thaliana protein match is: Pollen Ole e 1 allergen and extensin family protein (TAIR:AT2G41400.1); Has 32 Blast hits to 32 proteins in 6 species: Archae - 0; Bacteria - 0; Metazoa - 0; Fungi - 0; Plants - 32; Viruses - 0; Other Eukaryotes - 0 (source: NCBI BLink).), translating into MEKSNVFLLSILLMASLFSISHAFQLWGYAIDRVSIRGVVYCSLDGDPSAPPVSNATVYIECPGGSNSTLAQAVTNQVGVFTLVFNPGNTTFVNPNKCDIKVNLPTNSCFIYPPGGVLIASVNELLSIILQNLLIIATYATTPFLSLG; encoded by the coding sequence atggaaaaatcaaACGTTTTCCTCCTCTCCATACTTCTCATGGCTTCACTCTTCTCCATATCCCACGCCTTTCAACTCTGGGGCTACGCAATCGACCGAGTCAGCATTCGTGGTGTCGTGTATTGTAGCCTTGACGGAGATCCAAGCGCACCACCTGTCTCCAATGCCACAGTCTATATTGAATGTCCAGGCGGCTCAAACTCAACCCTCGCTCAAGCAGTGACCAATCAGGTTGGTGTATTTACCCTTGTGTTCAACCCCGGCAATACGACTTTTGTTAATCCAAATAAGTGCGACATCAAAGTAAATCTTCCAACTAACTCATGCTTTATCTATCCACCGGGTGGCGTTCTCATAGCCTCAGTTAATGAGCTGCTTAGCATCATCCTCCAGAATCTTTTGATTATCGCTACCTATGCCACTACACCATTTCTCAGCCTTGGTTAA
- a CDS encoding Pollen Ole e 1 allergen and extensin family protein (Pollen Ole e 1 allergen and extensin family protein; FUNCTIONS IN: molecular_function unknown; INVOLVED IN: biological_process unknown; LOCATED IN: endomembrane system; CONTAINS InterPro DOMAIN/s: Pollen Ole e 1 allergen/extensin (InterPro:IPR006041); BEST Arabidopsis thaliana protein match is: Pollen Ole e 1 allergen and extensin family protein (TAIR:AT2G41390.1); Has 35333 Blast hits to 34131 proteins in 2444 species: Archae - 798; Bacteria - 22429; Metazoa - 974; Fungi - 991; Plants - 531; Viruses - 0; Other Eukaryotes - 9610 (source: NCBI BLink).), with translation MEKSNVFLLSILLMASLFYISHAFKLWSYTIDRVSIRGVVYCSLDGDPSAPPVSNATVYIECPGSNSTLAQAVTNQVGVFTLVFNPANTSFDNPSKCDIKVNLPTNSCFIYPPGGVLIASVVNEIYGGSISLENFIVIASYAATTFLSPG, from the coding sequence atggaaaaatcTAATGTTTTCCTCCTCTCCATACTTCTCATGGCTTCACTCTTCTACATATCCCACGCCTTTAAACTCTGGTCCTACACAATCGACCGAGTCAGCATTCGTGGTGTCGTGTATTGTAGCCTTGACGGAGATCCAAGCGCACCACCTGTCTCCAATGCCACAGTCTATATTGAATGTCCAGGCTCAAACTCAACCCTCGCTCAAGCAGTGACCAATCAGGTTGGTGTATTTACCCTTGTGTTCAATCCCGCCAACACGAGTTTTGATAATCCAAGTAAGTGCGACATTAAAGTAAATCTTCCGACTAACTCATGCTTTATCTATCCACCGGGCGGCGTACTCATAGCCTCAGTAGTTAATGAAATATATGGGGGTAGCATCAGCCTCGAGAATTTCATTGTTATCGCTAGCTACGCCGCCACAACATTTCTCAGCCCTGGTTAA
- a CDS encoding Calcium-binding EF-hand family protein (Calcium-binding EF-hand family protein; FUNCTIONS IN: calcium ion binding; LOCATED IN: plasma membrane; EXPRESSED IN: 23 plant structures; EXPRESSED DURING: 14 growth stages; CONTAINS InterPro DOMAIN/s: EF-Hand 1, calcium-binding site (InterPro:IPR018247), EF-HAND 2 (InterPro:IPR018249), EF-hand-like domain (InterPro:IPR011992), Calcium-binding EF-hand (InterPro:IPR002048), EF-hand (InterPro:IPR018248); BEST Arabidopsis thaliana protein match is: Calcium-binding EF-hand family protein (TAIR:AT3G10190.1); Has 13145 Blast hits to 9942 proteins in 1264 species: Archae - 0; Bacteria - 67; Metazoa - 5109; Fungi - 2319; Plants - 3772; Viruses - 0; Other Eukaryotes - 1878 (source: NCBI BLink).), with protein MKLAASLNRLSPKRLFRTKSKASVSRSEPSSFSSNASSSSSDGSYGNLKQGPTATPISVLPQNSGDFYTELVQAFKLIDRDDDGVVSRGDLAALISRLSHEPPSQEEVSLMLREVDGGDGGCISLEDLASRVAGTSGEGSVETEELREVFEIFDVDRNGKISAEELHRVFGVIGDERCTLEECMRMIATVDGNGDGFVCFDDFCRMMVPAMNDHHH; from the coding sequence atGAAGCTCGCCGCTAGCCTCAACCGCCTCAGCCCCAAACGTCTCTTCCGTACCAAATCAAAAGCTTCCGTCTCCAGATCTGAGCCTTCTTCCTTCAGCTCcaatgcttcttcctcttcctctgatGGATCTTACGGTAACCTCAAACAAGGTCCAACCGCGACTCCGATCAGTGTTCTCCCTCAAAACTCCGGCGATTTTTACACTGAGCTTGTTCAAGCTTTTAAACTGATCGATCGTGATGACGACGGTGTTGTTTCCAGAGGAGATCTCGCGGCGTTGATTAGCAGGTTAAGTCATGAACCACCGAGTCAAGAAGAGGTGAGTTTGATGCTAAGAGAAGTAGACGGCGGAGACGGTGGTTGTATCAGCCTTGAAGATCTTGCTAGCCGTGTCGCTGGTACTTCCGGTGAAGGCTCTGTTGAGACGGAGGAGCTGAGAGAGGTGTTCGAGATTTTTGACGTGGATCGTAACGGAAAAATATCGGCGGAGGAGTTACACAGAGTTTTTGGAGTGATCGGAGATGAACGGTGCACGTTAGAAGAGTGTATGCGTATGATAGCGACGGTTGATGGAAACGGTGACGGTTTTGTTTGCTTCGATGACTTTTGCCGCATGATGGTTCCAGCGATgaatgatcatcatcattag
- a CDS encoding maternally expressed family protein (Maternally expressed gene (MEG) family protein; LOCATED IN: endomembrane system; BEST Arabidopsis thaliana protein match is: Maternally expressed gene (MEG) family protein (TAIR:AT1G10747.1); Has 27 Blast hits to 27 proteins in 2 species: Archae - 0; Bacteria - 0; Metazoa - 0; Fungi - 0; Plants - 27; Viruses - 0; Other Eukaryotes - 0 (source: NCBI BLink).), which translates to MKSSHAYLVCILLLSLFSLHQCVRLERSNKIDMSVCVHEICGGVFDGGCYCCPKTPALCWADIQFCTTYCQSQT; encoded by the exons ATGAAATCATCCCATGCATATCTCGTCTGCATACTGTTGCTCTCTCTATTTTCTCTACATCAAT GTGTGAGGTTAGAAAGATCGAACAAAATCGATATGTCTGTATGCGTCCATGAAATTTGCGGTGGTGTTTTCGACGGAGGCTGTTATTGCTGTCCCAAAACGCCAGCTCTTTGCTGGGCAGACATACAATTCTGCACCACCTATTGTCAATCTCAAACTTAA
- the WIH2 gene encoding proline-rich family protein (proline-rich family protein; LOCATED IN: plasma membrane; EXPRESSED IN: 23 plant structures; EXPRESSED DURING: 15 growth stages; Has 12775 Blast hits to 6141 proteins in 617 species: Archae - 8; Bacteria - 1509; Metazoa - 4530; Fungi - 1572; Plants - 2511; Viruses - 428; Other Eukaryotes - 2217 (source: NCBI BLink).) has translation MSQYNQPPVGVPPPQGYPPEGYPKDAYPPQGYPPQGYPQQGYPPQGYPQQGYPQQGYPPPYAPQYPPPPQHQQQQSSPGFLEGCLAALCCCCLLDACF, from the exons ATGAGCCAGTACAATCAACCTCCCGTTGGTGTTCCTCCTCCTCAAG GTTATCCACCGGAGGGATATCCAAAAGATGCTTATCCACCACAAGGATATCCTCCTCAGGGATATCCTCAGCAAGGCTATCCACCTCAGGGATATCCTCAACAAGGTTATCCTCAGCAAGGATATCCTCCACCGTACGCGCCTCAATATCCTCCACCACCGCAGCATCAGCAACAACAGAGCAGTCCTGGCTTTCTAGAAGGATG TCTTGCTGCTCTGTGTTGTTGCTGTCTCTTGGATGCTTGCTTCTGA